The region GTTTGATAGTTTTCTTCTTGGTCTTATGCTTTACTTTCCCATTCTTGACCAAATATTCTCTTATACGCGAATGTTTCCTTGGTGTTTTCAGAATCTCTCCCAGCTTGCATCTATCAACTATGATCTCACTAAAGGATGGAAAGACGACCCGCCAACGAATTCTAGTGCATAGCTGTATGTATTAATTATCCTCTGTCAAAGTCCAGAATTTGGTTTTCGACCTATGATCCAAGCAATTTTGGGGGCACAAGCACCTTTATCGTTTGTATACATTGTACATGTATGATTCTGTCGCATAATTTACCCATTCGTCATGGCTTCATTGTTTTCTTGCTCACAGTTTGTATTGCTGGATTTTGCAGATTTAGAGGTTCAAAGTGGTTCAGGATGTACTCTTTGCTTGTTAGGTTACAGGGCAACAGTGGGTGGTTTCAGTTTTTTACCGTTTATTGTGTACGAATTGAGAActgtaaatttaaaaatgcatATCACAGTTGCTCAAATTGTTCTGCGATGGCAATGAGAACACATCCTTTTTGTTCAGACAAACCActgttatattatatacttGATGCTGCTGTGAACTCTTCTTAACCCCTCCCTTCGAgcattttcacaatttttttttttgtttaccaTAGCTATCATCAAACGATGTTTAATTTAACGTCATTTACTTGTTCCCTCCCTTTAGTTCTGCTGGTTTTATTAATCTATCGGCGGAAACATTGCTTTCAACCCCACTCATTTATTTCAGGCGATAGTGATTTGATTTGCACGAGTTATTTCATGAAGAATGAAAGTAGTATTCTTGAATACATTttcttattcattttaaaaaaaatatacattttttcgattaaaatgaaatataataacGTAACAAGACATTTTTTAGCTATACAGACAAATCTAATTTCTATTATAAtgcattataatttaaaatcaaatataatttggaTGTTAGGTTGTGAAATCAGATCCAGACAATTCATGTAGAAATGCTCAAATTAAGAAATGTACCTATTTAATTGTGCCGAAACTTAACTGGGCAAAATTGACTACTGTTTCCTAAATTTTATTCCGATCTCATGTTTCATGTATTGATAAAAGCTCCTTTCTTTCTTGgcaaagttataaaattaaggtTAAGTTGAAATCATTTTTCCATAAACACTTACAGAAGAAGAATACAAGGATATAAAATAAACTGAGTTTTtgtctaaattaaaattaaattatttatctaaatgttattaatattgttCCATTCAACTTCTCCTATAAATTAagtacataaattataattttaacttatcaaagattttttttttctctctaatgaATACTAGGAAAAGTTCTTTCATACTACAagatttttttcacttttcaactatttctttttttcttttccagaGATAACATTTTCATTCATCATAATCTTTCAGTTATTGATCAAAGTAGACATAAATTTAATACTGTATTTACTCTCCAGAGTTGACTTTTTgagtgattttttttgttacaacTATACCAATGCTTTATGTCTCCCTGTGGTTACTATAAATGCACAAATTTTGAAAGAGATTGCAGATAATAGGACAACAATAGCCAAAGAGACAAGAGCATCCCATGTTGTAGTAACATGGCATTTCAATCGTTTCACtttatcattcaattttttttttcctttttaacaaTCATAACTAGAGTGTCTGGCTCGTCCAAAACCCTTAATAcattttcacatattttgatgtaaattagaaaaaaattgtggcAGAAGAAAAACTACGCATCCATGTTTAATAATGTGATGCAAAAATTAAGTTGAACACAAGAAATTCTTATGTTTAGGATTTCGGGTTTAACATAAAATGAATTGGTAAAAGATAGCACTGTTTATTTTCAACCTTACCTATATGGAGTCCCTCAAAGTATTAACAAAATTAGAATATGAAAGAGGGTGTAGTAGATCAATGAATACCAACAAACTATGATCATGAACCACTATGAAGTAGCAGTAGCCATGTAGGACCACTATCTCAAGAAGGGTCACTTTAAAAAACTGCACTGCCCCATCCACTATGTGTGTGTACTCTATTTTCTGGTCCACCATAAAGTCACAATTATAATCACATTCACAAATACATCACCTTAGTTATATGAACCTTTTCAGCTTGGCCTATATGTACTCACATGACCAAAAATTGTTTCAACTGCCACACATTGCTAATGTTTGATTTGATGTTTAAGTTCTAAATTTTACATCATGGATGAGAAAGCTCAAGCTTAATTTAACTCTTGCTAATAATACCAAAATTTGATTCTATGGGGGACAAATCTAGCTGACATTTTAATACACACTATAAAAAGGTTTACATTTTCTTGAGAATCAAAATAGGCTATTGCTGAAAATCATGTTGAATTAGTCAAAGTAGGCATTAATGCTTAAAACCTTATTcctatgttttttatatataattgaattatcTGTATAAAGCattatatcatatcatatcatatcaaaCTTTTTACACATGGCCAAAGCTGTTTGACCTTACAAATCAAATGACACCTTTTGACAGTTTATACCTGCAAGCCTTCAGCATCAAGCTTGAGATAAAAGATGTTTTtgttaatattcttttttatggAAGAACATCAATTTTATGCGCGGGACAAGAGTCTAATAGTATGTAtaacttttacatattttaattttcgttcttatttcaaattttgattatattagGTTTTCATActtaaaaaatgcataaaaataatctttttcgttcaacaatattaattattttttaatgctACAAACGAGTCATACTAATCTTTTAagattttgacaaaaaataacttttggaTTGCATCAAACATGATTTATCATTTGTTACGTCAAAAAaataatgggttaaatatgtttttgttcctcaagtttaagtgaattttgaaattagtctatcttcaaaactttataccaatttagtcatttttatttagaaatgcgtaaatttaatcattcttaccaaattttgtgaagtttatttgatattttaaaaacattttatgataatatttgagttaacattgaagcgaaaatatgtcaaacggtgtaaacaattcaaatactatcatgaaatacgcttgaaacgtcagataaacttaacaaaattttgttaaaaggactaaattcatgtatttttgaaGATGAAgtactaaattagtccaaagttttgaggagagactaattccaaattttactgaaacttgagggaccaaaaacatatttaaccaaaaaataattaacaacgGTGGACAAAAATGACTACatctatgtattttttaaatatacggaTCTACCatatcaaagtttaaaatatagacgaaaaccaaaaccaaaattaaattataatttagagactaaaaacatatataatttaaagactaaaacataattaacatgtatcttttatatatatttattttcttgacttttaaaagttatgtttattgattaaaatattaaaacaattacaGACAATTCATAGAAACAAAACTTGGTAAAAAAGGTATAAAAGACTAATTAGGAAACACTACGATTAAGGAATTGGTGCGACATGagattgatattttgaaaagtggtgAATGAGGTCACCCCTTAATTCACGTATGAACCGAATGAAGAGTTAATCAAAGTTGGTTCTAGGTATAAATCATCCATATTGTCTTTACAAGGTGGGGCCACTACATTTGAAGACATGCTACTACATGCCACCTATAGGACATTACAACCAACCATGAAAGCGACCATATGATCACAgtgtcacaaaaacaaaaaaaaaagccaaTGTTAAAAGCAAAGTTAATAATTACATCAACCAGAATCCACCGCCAATAACTAATGGAATAGATATCTCACTCCCTCATGCTAGAGTAGATACTACAATTGAGATTGGAAGAAAATTAGATGAactcaagaaaaagaaaaaaaatcagaaaacttAGATGAAGTTCCTCTGCTACTTTTGATGATATTCTTCTTCTGTCAGAATTGAAGTTTCATTTCAGTGATCAATGTCCATGTTTATTGCAATTTGCAAACCTTTATTATGTCAATTAGTAACATAAAACTTCAATTCTGATAGCAAAATAACACCAAAAGTGGCCAAAAGAACTCGTAAAGTTTTGTCTTAAGAAAATACAACATAAGCACATGACAAAGGCAAAGACAAAGAGAAGAAGATCCTTTACACAAACTCATCTAGATGATGATACATCTTGTATATCATCATCGATGAAATGAGGTTGTTGGATTTGGTCTTGAGTACCCTCTTTCATGGCACCAGACCTACGAAACTCTTCCATGCGTAGTCTCACTTGAGACATTGAAGGGCGGTTATCAGGGTATGGAACTACACAATCCACTGCAAGTTGCAACAACTGAACCATTTCCTCTTCAGAATTGTGATACCTTAGGAGTTCAATATCAAACACTTCTGAACTCCATTCCTCTCTAACCACTGATTGGACCCATCTTGGAAGGTCCACTCCTTCCTCATTCAAGAGGGCATGAGTTGGAGCCTTTCCGGTCAGAAGTTCCAACAGCAACACTCCAAAACTGTACACATCGGCCTTCTGAGAAACCCGGCGGGGATCGGTTACTTCGGGGGCACGGTAGCCGCCGGCCACCCTGTTGGGTGTGGATGAGGGGCCGACAAGGTGTGCAAGCCCAAAATCAGACACCCTGGCATCATAGGATTTGGTTAGGAGGATGTTGGAGGACTTTATGTTTCCATGAGAAACACTAGGCCCTTGTGAATGTAGGTACTCGATGCCACGAGCAGCTCCTAATGCAATGTCTGATCTCATTTCCCAATTCAATGGTGTCCTACCAGCTCCTTTGTTTCCTGTGATCATAAACATAATACATCAACTTCAATCTTTTTTGCTAGTGTTCATGCCAATCAATGACATGGCACACACCATGATACACAAATATGATATGTATATAGGatatgacatatatatatatatatatatatatatatatatatatatatatatatatataacacagaTATGATATGTATATTGGATATGTGATACAAATTGAAGTATCGGTACATCATAGTTTGTGAAAAAGATATTAATGTAGGAGTTTAAAAGCTGATGCCAACATACAAATTTGGTTACACTTCTACTATGTAATGTCCAGATATGGCCAAAGCCACAAACTAAGATGAACTGTAAGAGGAGATgcaatataaacaaattatgatTCCTAAAGAGTGCTAGTACGTGCACTCTCTTTTCCTCTTCCATTGTCAATTATGCATTCTCCAAAACGGAACACAGTAACGCAAATTGCAGAAATCGTTCTACAGAAAAATACCAAAAACAgcaaagaaaacatgaaatcacaaccacaaaaattcaaaacacaACCGAATCATGTGCATGTTAATAACAAGAAAATGGAGTTATGAAACTAACGTGAGGCTGAACTCACCATGCAAAATTGCAGATAGGCTTCCCATTGGCATGTAATCATGAACAAGAAGTTTCTCATCCCTGCTATAATAGTAAGCCCTGAGAGGCACCAAATTCTGATGGTCCATCACTCCAACCCCATCAATCTTCTCCTTAAACTCCTTCTCCGAAACCGTCACATCCCTCAGCCTCTTCACAGCCACCACAGGCCCATCCTCTAAAACAGCCTTATAAGTGGTCCCAAAAGTTCCTTTTCCCAACACCTCTGCAGAAGCCCTCAGCAAATCCTCCAAATCAAACACCTTCACCTTATTTCCATAAAACACCAACTTCTTCTCTCCACCACTTCCACCACCCACTGCCGCGACCGCCGCCGCCGCCGACGCCGCCACCGAATCCCCACCCCCACCACCACTCTCCACATTACCACCCTCAATTCCCACCTCCCCATGCTGTTGAGGCTCCTCCTTCAACACCACCACGTTGCTAACATTATCAACACTCCTAGTCTTTTTCCCACTTCTACACAAAAGAATCAAAGCAAACACAACTAACAAAAGAGCCACCACGCACCCAACAACAATCCCTGCAATTGCACCCCCAGAAAGCTTCTTCCCCTTCTTCTTTTCCCCTCCAATCACACTCCCTCCACCTCCTCCAACCCCACTTGAATTTGAACTCCCATTTGCACCACCATCATCCCAGGGACAAATCCCAAGTGGCTTCCCACAAAGGGTATTGCCCAAAAACGAATCTTTATCAAAAGTCTGCAACTTTTTAGGAACAGAACCGTTTAACATGTTGTAAGAGACATTAAACTGAGCCAATTCACCCAGTTCTTCCAAACCGGGTAACGAACCGGTGAGCCGATTGTTCTCAAGGAGAAGGGTCCTCAACCGGGTGAGGTTCCCGAACCGGGCCGGAAATGGGCCGGAAAAGTTGTTGGAGGCCAAATTGAGCCGGACGAGGCCAGTCATGCCGGAGAGAAACGCCGGCACTTCTCCGGTGAAGTGGTTCTGTTGGAGGAATAGGTTGCGGAGGGTGGTGCAGGAAGCAAGGTCGGCGGGGAGGGCGCCGGAGAGGGAGTTGACGCGGAGGCTGAGGGTGTGGAGGTTGGGGAGCTCCGGGAACACACCGTCGGGAAGCTCGCCGGAGAGAGCGACGGCGGGGAGGTGAAGCTCCACCACGGTGGCATTGGCAGCATCGCATTGGACGCCGGGCCAGACGCAGGGCGAGCGGAAGGTGGTGTTCCAGAGCAGCGTACGGCCGCGCACGGCGGAGCGCAGGGCGAGGAGCGCCGCGCGCTCCGACGAGAGGTCGGAGAATGTTgaagggaagaagaaaaagagaaagagaatggTGGGAAAAAGTTTGTGAGAATGTTGCATTGTTGTCaagtgtttttggtttgagaaTTCAGACACTCCTAAGTAGTTGTGTTTTTCTGGTGTGTGTGTTTTGATTTTAGAGACATAAAAATAACGTTAACGTGTGAATAACAAGGTTTGTGCATTGGTGTTTGATTGATGATGCAGTGAGAGAAAGAAAGTTggtaagaagaagaaagaaaatgtgCATTGATACTCActttttgtatttgatttcaCACATATCAGTCTTCAAATGTGAGTGTAtgaatatatgataatataaaacTACTAACTATTATTTACATGtttctcaaaaaatttataGATTAAACATAGAGTTTAATTAGAATATGTTAGGAACTTAGGAAACAGATACCTTTCATGTActatgataattaattaatgcagAAAACCTTCCATTAAAACACCCTCTTTTCTGATTGGGTGATTCTTGTGTTATTTCATAAACTTCTTTTTGTATAACTTATACCAAGAGAGTAAAAAACTTTTAAGGAAAAAGTGATATCTTTacctttaaatattttgaaaataaataatataattagattAAAGAAAACAGAATGAATGAAGAATTGAAAACTTGAACTGGGTCAAACttattaaatagtttatatattGTGATTAACGTAGGTGATAATATGAatacttttttatgataaatatgttaaaaattatattaggatatattttttatcccgTTTTGAAGAATTgacatatatgaaaaattataggcttttataattatttttttgtaattatagtcatgattatttttaattagttaacaacaaagttttatattaataataatttaacaaaactaaaatatatatcaaatgcCTGtagaaagaataaagaataaataatttattaaacgATGATGTTGAATGTTGTGTGTTGAGTCAGGCTGTCAAAAAGAAACCCTACCTGCACAGTAAAGTGAGTGAtgccattttttcttttaattttcgaACGGAATATTTCTCATTCTCCATATGagattttaatgaaaaaactaattaaaaaaagtaaaatatcattaattttttttttaagaaatgcGATTGGTCGTATCTATAGTATACTAAAAAAACATCATAGTACAAGTTTTAATATGTgcttaatttactatttataatatgatttttttgttttgttttatatttgagTCATTCTTTTATGTAGTAGTAAAGAAAAtcatagattttttatttagataaaaaagaataatgttatcaattaatttttttatgttatcaattaattttttgagttttaatattgaaatatttgatttttaatattatcaatttatttGGTAATAAGTATgagttttaatattaaattattgttatacatttgattttgtGAAGAAGGTACAAAATAAGATGATGTCATACCAACAGACAGCAGCAATTTTTTTCAGGTATCCCATGTTGTGTGTACTCTGTTTTATTAGCTATtctacattatttattttttgtcataatTAGTTTATccaatattcaaaattaaaatttagaagttggccttaattttataagttgatATTAGATAGTTAAAAATTCACAACTTggaagtttaaattttatagattattaatttacTTGACTAGATATATAATGTAGTTAGTTAGTTAAGTATGTTAATATACATTAAAGTAATATATGTATAAAGAAGAATTGGTTCAAACATTGGTTTCATATTCCAAACGCAATCTTTaagaatgaaaaacaaaaaacaatattaatcatGACTTGTTTCGATAAAATGTCACATGTAGCATTATTTGGTCATGCAAAATAAAATCACCCACGTGAACATAAATATCAaagaaactaataataaaaacataaaaaaatatattacaaaatcaaACACTAATTCTCTCTTTACAAGATTttacaatgataataatattaagaaatatttataattatcaaaaaatgcaaaacaagtgttaaatattcaaatttgagACTGAATCTCACACCGAGTAGAGATGAAAAAGTTgaacaataagaaaaaagatttaaaatgcAGAAGTCTTAAAGATTTAGTGTGAATCTCTTATGTGGAAAAAGAGATGTTTCATTGGTGTTATCTCTCTCACTTAATcatctattaaaatattcatcaatGGTATTAAAGTTAATGGATAGTCGACTTAGTGACTAGCTCAAACGAGTCTCTATATCAAAAATTTTCTcaatgaaaaatgagaaaaacgtGTAATATAAATGATGACACAAGCAAAGAAGTACTcgaatttaaaatgtttttctcaaagaaaaaaatcaatgttGAGTAAcatataaggaaaaaaaagtccaaaaacttattaataaaaataacgtCAATCTCTTATCTAAATTAATGTTTCAATAATATTGTTTCTTCCTCATAAATCTTCCTCACAAGATCCATCAACAAGAAcattattaacaaattattatata is a window of Vigna unguiculata cultivar IT97K-499-35 chromosome 4, ASM411807v1, whole genome shotgun sequence DNA encoding:
- the LOC114182016 gene encoding probable inactive receptor kinase RLK902, translating into MQHSHKLFPTILFLFFFFPSTFSDLSSERAALLALRSAVRGRTLLWNTTFRSPCVWPGVQCDAANATVVELHLPAVALSGELPDGVFPELPNLHTLSLRVNSLSGALPADLASCTTLRNLFLQQNHFTGEVPAFLSGMTGLVRLNLASNNFSGPFPARFGNLTRLRTLLLENNRLTGSLPGLEELGELAQFNVSYNMLNGSVPKKLQTFDKDSFLGNTLCGKPLGICPWDDGGANGSSNSSGVGGGGGSVIGGEKKKGKKLSGGAIAGIVVGCVVALLLVVFALILLCRSGKKTRSVDNVSNVVVLKEEPQQHGEVGIEGGNVESGGGGGDSVAASAAAAVAAVGGGSGGEKKLVFYGNKVKVFDLEDLLRASAEVLGKGTFGTTYKAVLEDGPVVAVKRLRDVTVSEKEFKEKIDGVGVMDHQNLVPLRAYYYSRDEKLLVHDYMPMGSLSAILHGNKGAGRTPLNWEMRSDIALGAARGIEYLHSQGPSVSHGNIKSSNILLTKSYDARVSDFGLAHLVGPSSTPNRVAGGYRAPEVTDPRRVSQKADVYSFGVLLLELLTGKAPTHALLNEEGVDLPRWVQSVVREEWSSEVFDIELLRYHNSEEEMVQLLQLAVDCVVPYPDNRPSMSQVRLRMEEFRRSGAMKEGTQDQIQQPHFIDDDIQDVSSSR